The genomic stretch CTAAGATCGCGGTCCATTCGCGCGACGAGAAGGTGGACCCGGTCGGAAGCTGCGTCGGGCACCGGGGCAGCCGTGTGCAGGCCGTGGTGAACGAGCTCTACGATGAGAAGATCGACATCATCCGCTGGTCGCCGGAGGCAGACCAGTTCATCGCCGAGGCGTTGTCGCCGGCCAAGGCGGTCAAGGTGACCACGAATGAGGCCGCGAAGAGCGCCTTCGTGATGGTTCCCGACACGCAGCTCTCGCTGGCCATCGGCAAGGCGGGGCAGAACGTTCGGCTGGCCGCGCGCCTGACCGGATGGCGTATCGATATCCGCAGTGAGTCACAGGTTGCCCGCGCGGCGCTCATCCAGGCCACCACGCCCGAGGAGGGCGAGATTAGCACCGAGGAGGAGGCGCCACTGCCGCAGGCCCTCGCCGCGGAGGCCTCCGCTCCTGCTGAGGCTGCCGCGGAAGCCCCCGGGGCCGCCGAAGCCGCCGCAGCGGCGCCTGCCGAGGCGCCCGCTCTCGCCGTGCCGAGCGATGGCGCCGAGCATGCAGAGGACGGTGGTCCTGCCGCGCCCGCCGGCATGCCGGTCGAGCCGACGGAGGGCGCCGGCAGAGCCCCGGTGTAGGGCTCAAGGGTCCGCGGCGATGGGGCGTGCCCGACACATCCCGCTGCGCATGTGCGCGGCATGCCGGACAAGCGGCGACAAGCGCGGCTTGTTGCGCGTGGTGCGGTCCCCGGCCGGCGAGGTCGCCATTGACCCGTCGGGCAAGGCGAACGGCCGCGGCGCCTACGTGTGCGCCGCCGCCGCATGCATCGAGATGGCGCGCCGCAAGCGAAGCCTCGAGCGCGGCCTGAAGGTTCCC from Chthonomonadales bacterium encodes the following:
- a CDS encoding YlxR family protein — its product is MGRARHIPLRMCAACRTSGDKRGLLRVVRSPAGEVAIDPSGKANGRGAYVCAAAACIEMARRKRSLERGLKVPVPQDVFDALLRSAEARPAEDA